In Natator depressus isolate rNatDep1 chromosome 9, rNatDep2.hap1, whole genome shotgun sequence, a single genomic region encodes these proteins:
- the LOC141993442 gene encoding transcription factor HES-4-like, translated as MTATAMASNVQKLSNTKEERKLRKPLIERKRRERINNCLEQLKEAVVGAFCLDQSKLEKADILEMTVKHLQNIQNNKIMADSKVGLEAQQRYSTGYIQCMHEVHNLLLTCEWMDKTLGARLLNHLLKSLPRSSEETCKAALRSSPPAHQAHTVQKSPICNKGNSSGSSPSQDQFYPVEEKQALKNSFQPQPLSLFSQPDVSPSSQILRPNFSHNNPSMGSLDMWRPW; from the exons ATGACTGCCACGGCTATGGCCAGCAATGTGCAGAAACTTTCCAACACCAAAGAGGAAAGGAAG TTAAGAAAGCCTCTGATTGAGAGAAAGCGAAGGGAAAGGATTAACAACTGCTTGGAGCAACTGAAGGAAGCAGTCGTTGGTGCATTTTGTTTGGAC caatcTAAACTTGAAAAAGCAGATATCCTTGAAATGACAGTAAAGCATCTCCAGAATATCCAAAACAACAAGATCATGG CAGATTCCAAAGTGGGTCTCGAAGCTCAGCAGAGGTACAGCACTGGATATATTCAGTGTATGCATGAGGTTCACAACCTCCTCCTGACCTGTGAATGGATGGACAAGACTCTTGGGGCACGATTATTAAATCATCTCCTGAAATCCTTACCCAGATCCAGCGAGGAGACCTGCAAAGCAGCCTTAAGGTCCTCGCCTCCAGCTCACCAGGCCCACACAGTGCAGAAATCCCCTATCTGCAATAAGGGGAATTCCTCAGGGTCAAGTCCATCTCAGGACCAGTTCTATCCTGTGGAGGAAAAACAAGCTTTGAAAAATTCATTTCAACCACAACCACTATCTCTCTTTAGTCAGCCTGATGTGTCACCTTCCAGCCAGATCCTACGGCCAAATTTTTCTCATAATAACCCTAGTATGGGATCATTAGATATGTGGAGACCAtggtaa